The sequence cgtcagttcaaaaaattcttccgggggcgttgcccccttgaaacccccaccaggggcggtctcccctggacccccacgacctgacctgtcaggtcgaccacagcctggggggcgatgccccccaggacccccccttggtaagcggtgttgaaaatattccaacattctccccctattttcaaaaaccataaaacaaagttaaaacttttaaatcagagtgactgcatcaccgaagtgactgcctacgtacccgagtgggatcaagccaacgtagttcaagcacaattgagactaagcatcatcgttgaaatcaacacataaatgataggtatcttttggatttgaaccttcacttagtgtaagaaactcaaagccttatcgaggttctatggtgaaaccagtcttgaaccaagtaccccttatgataaaaccggagtctccacacatattgatttcataaaatcatgtgttctgtagccaagcacgttaatggccatgtgcttatatccttgttcatgagtcttctttagagaacggtcttcttctcttaggaaacggccttattttcatactcatataggtaagtctcgaaagtgtttctgcgatacaccttttactaatcatagactcattaaggatttacatccatcctattttcttgcagaaaccagcactaataagaaatgggaagtttttatattagtgctccataatctacatccataacttgttggtaccacaggtcgaccacagcctggggggcgatgccccccaggacccccctttggtaagcggtgttgaaaatattccaacaaagAAGAGATGAGAAGATCTCATAAGTGGAGGAGATGAAACGGTAAAGAAAAACCAGACAAATAAAGCTTACAGATCGGGAGGCAAAGCTCAGATGCCACTTAATACAAAATGGAAATATGAATAAGGAAATTTGATAACAAAGTTGAACAATTGTAGAAAAATATTtgttttaattaattaaaataatgtTCTTGGTGTACAATAAACGGATCTCCTTTTTATAGAGAAGCAACAAACTTCTAGTCTAAGAAAAGTTTGGATTTGTTAGCAAGAGAaaaacataaaattggttaaaacgaccaaaattaataatttctgggtgaaatggacagttagattttgatactgtttaaatggacaaaaagtaaaaataggcaggatgtaaccagttttatcgtgcccatttttaaatatttttttcttatttttaatttacacaggatgtatccagtttcatccttgttattttttaaatttaagcaaggatgactatttatttttttggccatttcatccaaactattttttactcgtccatttgaatctgatttaaaaatatttggacaaatgacccattttccatttTCCGAAAGAAAAAGGCAATTGGTATCTTATATACGGAGGCACATGTTAAGGTATAATGAATGAATTGCTTTTTGCCTTTGTAGTTTACAAATTTCCTTGGAGCTGCAGTTTTCTTTGGGAAACAAACTACACGAATTTTGAAATATGTTAATTCCGTTGTTACCCTTAGGTCCATGTTTATAGTTTAAACTCTAAACTAAGTACTGGGTGCTAGGTTAGAAAGTAACTCATGCCCTCTATTTTTAAGACAAGTATGCCCGCACGTGCTTCACACATGCTTTCGTTATTCCCCTCATGGGACCTCGGCACACGTGACCGTGTTCTCTATTTTCTCATAAGTTCTGATTTGTTTTCATATTTACTTTTTTAGCCTCACTTAATTTGGATTATCAAAAATTGCATCTTCATTTACTGTTCATGAACAGTGCCTAAAGGGTGTTCTTTTATAATAGTAATAGATACGTGGCCATAGGCGCTAggccaaactttttttttttttgactgagGCTACGCCAAACTTTGCCAACAGAATCATTGAATTTATACAACAAATGTTGACTGGTTTATTTATAggtaggtgttttttttttttttatgtaaagacgaaatatattaacTAGCAGACATAGTACACTAAGTTTACAATGTCATTTTTATCGAACACATTAGATATAGTGCTAGAATCCTTAATTCTTTGTTGAATCTTCGTTGATAAATTTTGAAGGCTCTTTATCCTAGCTTCTTTTGCCACTGTGTCCACTGCCAAATTGAATTTTCGATTTGTGTACATTACCTGAGCCTGAGGAAGTTCTCTTAAAGATGTCTTTATTGTTTGCACGGTGTTTTCAGCTGTCCAGAAAGGACTTGTGTTGTCCTTGTTGATGCAGTCTGCCAAAACTCTACAATCTGTTATTAGTGTAACGCTGGAGAGAACATTTTCTTTTAGCCATGTGAGTGCTTTTTGTAAAGCTTTAGATTCCACATGAAAGATGAAGTGGTTGTTTCTGAACCCGCTGAGACATGCATAAAGGACTGAAAGTCTACTGAATATACTATGTGGGCGTATCCCATTGAAAAGTCTTCTTCCTTGTAAGAAGCATCTATAAATATTATCCAATCGGATTTTATGTTTGACCACTTGGAATTGATGATCGTTAACCGGTTATTCTCCAATTCttttgttttatgattttgaggGATGGACTGCAAGAAATTGTTAATTTGATCAATTAACTGCCTTGGATTTGgaattatcttttcaaaaatcacCGAGCATCTGTACTTCCAAATGAACCATGATATGATAGCTATTTTCCCCTTCAAATTATCCATATCTGGATTTGTGATCCACTTTTTAACCCATGTTGTGATTGAGTTTGTATTATCTGAAATAATCAAATGACCCAAAGAGAAGCTAAACCAAATGGCTCTTGTAAACGGGCAAGATCCAAAAAGGTGTTCTTCGGTTTCTTGGGTCTGAGTGTTGTATAGGTGGCAGTTTAGATCAATTTCCGGATTGTGTGCTCCTAATCTTGAAGATGTGGGTAAAGCTTTCCCAGTTAACTTCCACACAAAAAGTTTGATTCTTGGAATTGCTTGGATTTTCCAGATGTTTCTCCATGGAAAGTTTATGAGTAAATTATCCTCTTCTTGAATTTGATTAGCTAGAAAATTTTAAATGTTTTTAGCTGAGAAGAATCCTGATTGGTGGTGTAACCATTTGATTTTGTCTTATTCTTCTTTATTTGGAGATATCGCTTGGATTTTATTTCTCACTTCCGGATTAATGTAACTGTTCAGTTTTTCTTGGTCCCATGTATTATCTTCAGTAATAAGCTCTTGGACTGTTGTTGGGGCTGTTCCCTGAGAATCTTGGGGTTGAGATGGTATATCCGAATTTGGAATCCATCTATCTTCCCATATTTTAACTGAGTTTCCATTTTTCACTTGCCAGATAAAGTTTCCTTTAATTAAATCTAGGCCTTTTCGGCTGCTTGTCCAAATCCATGATAAGTTGGAACTTTTAGAAGCTTCTAGAGGATGGGagtttgggaaatattttgcCTTGATAATTTTTGCCCATAGTTTATATTTTTCTATTATTAATCTGCTGGCTAATTTGGTAAGAAGAGTTATATTAAATTGATGAGGATTCTTTATCCCTAATCCTCCTTGAGCAATGGGCTGACAAATGTACTTCCAAGCTCTAATGAATCCTCCTTGTCTTTTTTGACCCTCTTTattccaccagaaatttctttgaATACGATCCAACTGATTCAGGGTTTCTTTCGGAAGTGCAAGCACCTGCATCTGGTACGTCGGGAAAGCTTGAAGTATAGATTTAATTAGAAATGTTCTTCCTGCTTGGGATAGGAGTTTTGATTTCCAGCCTTGCAGAGTAGAGTAATATTTTTGAAGAAGCGGTTCGAAGTTAGCTTTCCTATTCTTATCAAAGAAGAGTTGTGTGCCAAGATATCTGTCGTTTTTCGTCATCAGGGGAACTTTAAGGATCTTAGCTATGATTTTTCCATGTTTAGGATGAATTTTTGGACTTAAGTAGACACTGGATTTTTGTAAGTTAATCATTTGGCCTGTTATATCTCCGAAAAGGGATAGAATTTCCAGAAGATTTTTTGATCCCCCCAGATCAGCTTTTGTAAAGAGAAAGCAATCATCTGCGAAGAAGAGGTGGGAAATATTTGGAGCATTTTTATTGATTTGGAAACCGGAATTTTTTTCTCAGATATTGCATTATCAAGAAGCCTGGAAAGAATTTCCATGCAGATCAGAAAAAGATAAGGTGAGAGTGGGTCCCGTTGTCTTAATCCTCTAGAGATTTTAAATTTTGACCCGGTGAACCGTTTATGAGGATTGAGAAAGAAGTGGTGGAGATGCATTGCATAATAAGATCAGTCCACCTTTCATCGAATCCAAAGCTATGTAGAGCTGTTTCGATAAAATTCCACTccactctatcaaaagctttagaaAGATCCAATTTCAAGGCTAGagatctttttgttttctttgaggTTTTCATAGAATGGATAATCTCATGAGCTATAATGATATTGTCGGTGATTTGTCTTCCCGGGAGGAAAGCCGATTGATTGGGGGATATAATTTTGTTGAGAATGGGCTTTAATCTAttagctagaatttttgaaatcAATTTGTATATGGTGTTGCTTAGGCTTATTGGTCTAAAATCAGCCGGAGTTTGTGGGGTTGAGATCTTTGGGATAAGGGTAATGAAAGAATAATTTAAGTCCTCGTCGAGAATACCCGTTTTAAAGAAATCATGCACCGTGTTTACGATATCCGACCCAAATACTTCCCAATTAGCCTTGAAAAAGCTCGGTTGGAATCCATCTGGTCCCGGTGATCCCCATTGATTCATATTGGAAAGAGTGAGCCACATTTCATTTTTTGAAGGGATTTTTAGTAATGATAGATATTCTTCTTCAGATACGCACGGCTTTATGATCCTGGATAAGTCAAATCTATAATGGTTTATCTGAGATGTTCCGATATGAGTAAAGTGGTTTGTCAGGAGAGAGTAGATTTGATCTCTTTCCGAGAGCCAAAGCCCAGAAGGTTCTCTAAGggtattgatggaattgattCTTTTTCTATTGGAGGCAGTGACATGAAAATACTCCGTATTTCTGTCATATTCTTTGAAAAATTTATCTCTAGACAGTTGATGGTAATAATCATTTTTAATTTCGTACCATTTTCCTAACTCCGCTTGAAGGTTTTTTAGCCTGTCTATGTCCCTGGCGATATTTCCGATTTTATGGATGCTCTCAATTTTATAATTTAAGATTTTATTATAGGTAGGTGCTGGAATTTGGTTATAACGAaatgattttcaaaaaaaaaaaaagattatgttTAAATTTTATTGGATTCCATTGGAAGTCTCTGTAACTAAGAGCAAAATTTAGAGAGGAAGACGAGGGCTTAAACAGTATGATAAGAATCATGACCGTTAATATATATATGTACAGGATCCACAAGAAATATAATACCATAAAAATCCCAAATAGTTTAAGGGTATTTGTGGAAGTGAAACAATACTTTTTGGactattttgtgtttcctcccctcccaaaATCGCTAATTAGCATTTTCCCCCAAAAGATTATAATTATGTTTTCTCCCATCGTCAAATATTCCGTCCAATCCAAGTTAGCTGACTCATCAGAAACAAACACGTGGCAGAAAAAGACTTTATTTTCCTAGACTACCTAAAACGCCCTCACCTTCTTCGTATCATATTTTTATAGATCGAGGAAagaataacaagaagaaaaagctgAAATTTGTTATTGATCAGTAAAGAAATTAGGAATAGTTGATTATTGTAATTATTAAGCAGTAGAATAAAAGAAGAATAAATGGATGTAGAATAGTTGATTAGAATTTGTTTGTGGATCAGATTTCAATTAAGATctagttcaagaaaattgaaCCAATTGAGATGCTGCTACTGCTCTACAATTAAATTCATTGATACAAATGAAGAGAAATCAACCTCTTATACTCGCTTCGCATCTCCATCTACACCTACCCAATACGTTTTGGTCTGTTTTGATCTATCTACCAGTGTATCAACTTGTTAACCAACCatggtttaatggagggtttacTTTCCAAGCAGCAAACATAATTTGATTTAGAAGTTGAGGTAAGGAAAGGATTATGTCTCGAATTCGGTTTGTATTTGGGTCTGTTATGCTTACAAGAGTTGTTCGATAAAAGACCTAAAAGGCATCACCGGTTTGAGCACTAGGAACATCAGCTGCGACTTGATTATAGGGAATTTAGTTTGACGAGGTTGTCATTATCTCTCCACAGATGAAGGTCAAGCTCTTCTCTCAAATTCAGAAGCTTCAACCAGCAACATCAACATTCATAGGTGTTGCTAGATTCAAGAAGCAACAACAGAAAGATTCGGGGGTTTTCGATTTGATGAGGATTTCGGCCGTATTTAATCTGAATTGTATGCCGAAAAATTAGATTTGATTTAGGAGGGTTCTAGTGCGGTGGTGTATGAGATTGGGTTTTATGTGATCTGAAATTGGAGATTCTTGACAGAGAAGAACACCCAGCAACAAGAGCATAAAAGTAATGGCGGACTGTGCCGGAAAAGGAGGAGAATATGTGGTGTTCTTGAAGGTATTTTGGGAAGATCATGAAACACGTGTACAATCTATGCCACGCATGCATaggtgttgactcagctaacttagcaatggacagaaaaattaacgatgggaggaaacactaattttaatctttttggggaggaaacgctaatttgcgatcttgggaggggaggaaacgcaaaataaccCATACTTTTTAGTGTAATTTTTTAAACTAATTAGTTATAGTTCCAATGCAAAAAGTTGTTGATTTAATAAAATAGTGGAGTAAAAATAAATGCTTAACATGTGTCCTGGTATATAGATTAACAGACCGAAAAAACCTCAATTCTCGGCGTATC comes from Papaver somniferum cultivar HN1 chromosome 7, ASM357369v1, whole genome shotgun sequence and encodes:
- the LOC113296390 gene encoding uncharacterized protein LOC113296390, yielding MTKNDRYLGTQLFFDKNRKANFEPLLQKYYSTLQGWKSKLLSQAGRTFLIKSILQAFPTYQMQVLALPKETLNQLDRIQRNFWWNKEGQKRQGGFIRAWKYICQPIAQGGLGIKNPHQFNITLLTKLASRLIIEKYKLWAKIIKAKYFPNSHPLEASKSSNLSWIWTSSRKGLDLIKGNFIWQVKNGNSVKIWEDRWIPNSDIPSQPQDSQGTAPTTVQELITEDNTWDQEKLNSYINPEVRNKIQAISPNKEE